In Pomacea canaliculata isolate SZHN2017 linkage group LG12, ASM307304v1, whole genome shotgun sequence, a single genomic region encodes these proteins:
- the LOC112553271 gene encoding protein IMPACT-like isoform X1: protein MTDICKERQADEVEALSAIYGDEWCVIDEEAHIFCIRVSDQTQNGKWTLSIQIHLPDDYPLQSPPQFQLNAPWLRGMERTNLESKLSQVYCDNLGEDLIYLWVEAVREFLQKKADYAEVDTNSSEWKSQRVSVQTQEADDADDGFDLSLLEGVLTSSLEDVEDKHEEYECPKINHGEIITDRRSTFQPHLAVVFFKQQVRQVLEKLIQNKKIANATHNMYAYRIVHHEGSTPSIFQGCDDDGETHAGSRMLHLLQIVNAENVMVVVSRWFGGIHLGPDRFKHINNCTRSILESHGYLAQREDKKGPRSGKKRK from the exons ATGACAGACATTTGTAAAGAAAGGCAG GCTGATGAGGTAGAAGCCTTATCTGCAATATATGGAGATGAGTGGTGTGTTATAGATGAGGAAGCTCATATTTTCTGCATTCGTGTCAGTGACCAAACCCAGAATGGAAAATGGACCCTTAGCATTCAG ATTCATTTACCAGATGACTATCCTCTTCAGTCACCTCCACAGTTCCAGTTGAA TGCACCATGGCTTCGAGGCATGGAGAGAACCAATCTTGAGAGCAAACTTTCACAGGTTTACTG TGACAATTTAGGAGAAGATCTGATCTACCTTTGGGTAGAAGCTGTTAGAGAATTTCTGCAGAAGAAGGCAGATTATGCAg AAGTAGACACAAATTCTTCTGAATGGAAATCTCAGCGAGTGTCTGTCCAGACACAAGaggctgatgatgctgatgatgggTTTGATTTGTCACTACTGGAAGGAGTTTTGACTTCTTCGTTAGAAGATGTTGAGGATAAACATGAAG AATATGAATGCCCCAAAATAAATCATGGAGAAATAATAACTGATCGTCGTAGTACCTTCCAGCCACATCTAGCAGTTGTCTTCTTCAAGCAGCAG GTGCGACAGGTCCTTGAAAAACTCATACAGAATAAGAAGATTGCCAATGCAACACACAACATGTATGCTTATAG AATAGTACATCATGAAGGCAGCACACCAAGTATATTCCAGggctgtgatgatgatggtgaaacACATGCAGGCTCTCGTATGCTTCACTTGCTTCAG AtagtaaatgcagaaaatgtgatggtggtggtgtctCGCTGGTTTGGTGGCATTCACTTGGGGCCAGATCGCTTTAAGCACATCAACAACTGCACACGAAGTATTCTGGAAAGTCATGGCTATCTTGCCCAGCGT GAAGACAAGAAAGGTCCACggagtggaaaaaaaaggaaatga
- the LOC112553271 gene encoding protein IMPACT-like isoform X2: protein MLCAVYYADEVEALSAIYGDEWCVIDEEAHIFCIRVSDQTQNGKWTLSIQIHLPDDYPLQSPPQFQLNAPWLRGMERTNLESKLSQVYCDNLGEDLIYLWVEAVREFLQKKADYAEVDTNSSEWKSQRVSVQTQEADDADDGFDLSLLEGVLTSSLEDVEDKHEEYECPKINHGEIITDRRSTFQPHLAVVFFKQQVRQVLEKLIQNKKIANATHNMYAYRIVHHEGSTPSIFQGCDDDGETHAGSRMLHLLQIVNAENVMVVVSRWFGGIHLGPDRFKHINNCTRSILESHGYLAQREDKKGPRSGKKRK, encoded by the exons ATGTTGTGTGCCGTGTACTAC GCTGATGAGGTAGAAGCCTTATCTGCAATATATGGAGATGAGTGGTGTGTTATAGATGAGGAAGCTCATATTTTCTGCATTCGTGTCAGTGACCAAACCCAGAATGGAAAATGGACCCTTAGCATTCAG ATTCATTTACCAGATGACTATCCTCTTCAGTCACCTCCACAGTTCCAGTTGAA TGCACCATGGCTTCGAGGCATGGAGAGAACCAATCTTGAGAGCAAACTTTCACAGGTTTACTG TGACAATTTAGGAGAAGATCTGATCTACCTTTGGGTAGAAGCTGTTAGAGAATTTCTGCAGAAGAAGGCAGATTATGCAg AAGTAGACACAAATTCTTCTGAATGGAAATCTCAGCGAGTGTCTGTCCAGACACAAGaggctgatgatgctgatgatgggTTTGATTTGTCACTACTGGAAGGAGTTTTGACTTCTTCGTTAGAAGATGTTGAGGATAAACATGAAG AATATGAATGCCCCAAAATAAATCATGGAGAAATAATAACTGATCGTCGTAGTACCTTCCAGCCACATCTAGCAGTTGTCTTCTTCAAGCAGCAG GTGCGACAGGTCCTTGAAAAACTCATACAGAATAAGAAGATTGCCAATGCAACACACAACATGTATGCTTATAG AATAGTACATCATGAAGGCAGCACACCAAGTATATTCCAGggctgtgatgatgatggtgaaacACATGCAGGCTCTCGTATGCTTCACTTGCTTCAG AtagtaaatgcagaaaatgtgatggtggtggtgtctCGCTGGTTTGGTGGCATTCACTTGGGGCCAGATCGCTTTAAGCACATCAACAACTGCACACGAAGTATTCTGGAAAGTCATGGCTATCTTGCCCAGCGT GAAGACAAGAAAGGTCCACggagtggaaaaaaaaggaaatga